In Helianthus annuus cultivar XRQ/B chromosome 9, HanXRQr2.0-SUNRISE, whole genome shotgun sequence, the following are encoded in one genomic region:
- the LOC110875827 gene encoding classical arabinogalactan protein 5-like — protein sequence MTSSGLVMVILFAMIAGSALSQSPTASPTGSPTASPTLPPPPPVVSPPTAAPTSTPTESPLGSPPAPPTSLAPGGSPALSPAGLSSPAGSPTSPPSSGSLNKVAVGCFVIVAFGAALVM from the coding sequence ATGACGTCTTCTGGACTTGTTATGGTTATCCTGTTCGCTATGATCGCCGGATCTGCTCTTTCTCAATCACCAACCGCATCTCCGACGGGTTCGCCGACTGCTTCTCCGACTTTACCGCCGCCGCCCCCCGTCGTTTCTCCGCCAACGGCCGCTCCGACTTCAACACCGACGGAATCACCGTTAGGTTCTCCACCTGCTCCTCCGACCTCTCTTGCTCCTGGTGGTTCTCCGGCGCTGTCTCCGGCTGGTTTATCTTCTCCTGCTGGATCTCCTACTTCTCCGCCGAGCTCCGGTAGCTTGAACAAAGTTGCTGTTGGATGTTTTGTTATTGTTGCGTTTGGTGCTGCTTTGGTTATGTAG
- the LOC110877862 gene encoding mavicyanin → MRIYPIGFVLLVLVTCGISCLAIDYTVGDSAGWSLSVDYSTWASGKKFNVRDSLVFNYGSSHTVAEVSADDYDKCNVANSIMSYSSSPTTVTLNKTGTHYFVCGVVGHCSGGMKVAVPVTGDGGSGGATPAPSGPDGSSSAKPTPTPSSGTGKVPASSSTISPVVIVWLISLVSLVLMFVLA, encoded by the exons ATGAGAATATACCCGATTGGGTTTGTGTTGTTGGTATTGGTTACTTGTGGCATATCATGTTTAGCCATAGATTATACCGTTGGAGACTCTGCTGGATGGTCACTTAGCGTTGATTATAGCACTTGGGCTTCAGGCAAAAAGTTCAATGTTAGAGATAGCCTTG TGTTTAACTATGGAAGTAGTCACACGGTAGCTGAAGTGAGCGCAGACGACTATGATAAATGCAACGTCGCAAACTCCATAATGTCGTACTCCTCCAGCCCCACCACAGTCACTCTAAACAAAACAGGTACACACTACTTCGTTTGTGGTGTGGTTGGACACTGCAGTGGTGGGATGAAGGTGGCGGTTCCGGTGACCGGAgacggtggtagtggtggtgccACCCCAGCTCCATCTGGGCCAGATGGTTCTTCCTCCGCCAAGCCTACTCCTACACCATCAAGCGGCACGGGAAAGGTTCCGGCATCATCGTCAACCATTTCTCCGGTTGTAATCGTTTGGTTGATTAGTTTGGTTTCTTTAGTGCTTATGTTTGTTCTTGCTTGA